A stretch of Microbacterium sp. LWH3-1.2 DNA encodes these proteins:
- the purE gene encoding 5-(carboxyamino)imidazole ribonucleotide mutase, whose translation MGSDSDWRVMSDASQALTDFGIPHEVEVVSAHRTVDKLVTYGREARSRGLRVIIAGAGGAAHLPGMLASLTALPVVGVPVQLATLDGMDSLLSIVQMPAGIPVATVSINGAKNAGILAARILGASDPGVADRVEAYARDLEAQVEQKNRRLKESL comes from the coding sequence ATGGGCTCCGACTCCGACTGGCGGGTCATGAGCGACGCCTCTCAGGCGCTCACCGACTTCGGCATCCCGCACGAGGTCGAGGTCGTCTCGGCGCACCGCACCGTTGACAAGCTCGTCACCTACGGGCGTGAGGCGCGGTCCCGCGGGTTGCGAGTCATCATCGCCGGCGCCGGAGGTGCGGCGCACCTCCCCGGCATGCTGGCGTCCCTCACCGCCCTCCCGGTGGTCGGAGTGCCGGTGCAGCTGGCGACCCTGGACGGAATGGACTCGCTCCTGAGCATCGTGCAGATGCCCGCCGGCATCCCCGTCGCCACCGTCTCCATCAACGGCGCCAAGAACGCCGGGATTCTCGCCGCCCGCATTCTCGGCGCATCCGATCCCGGGGTGGCAGATCGCGTCGAGGCGTACGCCCGCGATCTCGAAGCGCAGGTCGAGCAGAAGAACCGGCGGCTCAAGGAGTCGCTGTGA
- a CDS encoding LCP family protein yields the protein MSVVSAPTATARLGGPAVVQEHPMRYPDASSRGMMTRRGWWLIGLNFLIPGSAQVLAGNRRLGRLGIAATLIMWLLLVITLLFALLAPTAGLSIVTSAWLPDWLGLLRPIPLLLVQGLLIAYSVLWVVLTIDTLRLVRLVKTGGVARFAIALVAVGLLVVASGTAVYASNAVGAVRSTISTIFGASGPTVPPSDGYYNILLLGADSGEGRDSMRFDSISVVSVNATTGATTITGIPRDMPNFPFAEGPMHNEYPNGFEGHGDPNCGWGSGINQLTNAVEQCREDRGTGLYPDAEAQGSTPAIEATKDAAAGILGIEIPYYVFVDMHGFASLVDALGGVDINVVERLPKGGPPEGVDPSNVDAWAIGWIEAGEQHMDGDTAQWYARSRYTTSDFDRMRRQRELQEAILAQFTPQVVLTRFQDVANAGADIVETDLPQSLIPTLVDLGLKAKEQQVQTLELTPEGGIDEYSPDYAYIAELVQTTLHPPTPTPAG from the coding sequence GTGAGCGTCGTCAGCGCACCGACCGCCACTGCCCGCCTCGGCGGGCCGGCGGTCGTTCAGGAGCATCCGATGCGATATCCGGACGCCTCGTCCCGCGGCATGATGACACGTCGCGGATGGTGGTTGATCGGGCTGAACTTCCTCATCCCGGGGTCGGCGCAGGTGCTCGCGGGCAATCGCCGGCTGGGCCGTCTCGGCATCGCCGCGACCTTGATCATGTGGCTGCTGCTCGTCATCACGCTGCTGTTCGCGCTGCTGGCTCCCACTGCGGGGCTGAGCATCGTGACGAGCGCGTGGCTTCCGGACTGGCTGGGGCTCCTGCGCCCGATCCCGCTCCTTCTCGTCCAAGGGCTGTTGATCGCCTATTCGGTGCTGTGGGTCGTGCTGACGATCGACACGCTGCGGCTCGTGCGGCTCGTCAAGACCGGGGGAGTGGCGCGGTTCGCGATCGCGCTCGTCGCGGTCGGCCTCCTCGTGGTCGCGAGCGGCACGGCCGTGTACGCGTCGAACGCCGTCGGCGCCGTTCGCAGCACGATCAGCACGATCTTCGGGGCGAGCGGGCCGACGGTGCCCCCGTCGGATGGGTACTACAACATCCTGCTGCTGGGCGCCGACAGCGGCGAGGGCCGCGACTCGATGCGGTTCGACAGCATCTCGGTGGTCTCCGTGAATGCGACGACCGGGGCGACGACGATCACCGGTATCCCTCGCGACATGCCGAACTTCCCCTTCGCCGAAGGGCCGATGCACAACGAGTACCCGAACGGCTTCGAGGGCCACGGCGACCCGAACTGCGGCTGGGGGAGCGGGATCAACCAGCTGACCAACGCCGTCGAGCAGTGTCGCGAGGATCGCGGGACGGGGCTGTATCCGGATGCTGAGGCACAGGGCTCGACGCCCGCGATCGAGGCGACGAAGGACGCGGCGGCGGGAATCCTCGGCATCGAGATCCCGTACTACGTCTTCGTCGACATGCACGGATTCGCTTCGCTGGTCGACGCGCTGGGCGGCGTCGACATCAACGTGGTCGAGCGGCTGCCGAAGGGCGGGCCGCCGGAGGGTGTGGATCCGAGCAACGTCGACGCCTGGGCGATCGGCTGGATCGAGGCCGGCGAGCAGCACATGGACGGCGACACGGCCCAGTGGTACGCCCGTTCCCGCTATACGACCAGCGACTTCGATCGCATGCGACGCCAGCGGGAGCTGCAGGAGGCGATCCTCGCCCAGTTCACACCGCAGGTCGTGCTGACGCGATTCCAGGATGTCGCCAACGCCGGTGCTGACATCGTGGAGACGGATCTGCCGCAGTCGCTCATCCCGACTCTCGTCGACCTCGGGCTCAAGGCGAAGGAGCAGCAGGTGCAGACGCTCGAGCTGACACCCGAGGGCGGCATCGACGAGTACAGCCCCGACTACGCGTACATCGCGGAACTCGTGCAGACCACGCTCCACCCGCCGACACCCACGCCGGCGGGCTGA
- a CDS encoding glycosyltransferase, with translation MVATLRVMLDQLVAPSEPELVEASRELARALVLGAPSGCEVEAIAPAGGVDGALDTVPGLAGVRRTALPRRELAGALQLGVGTGIGGGMIHSPSLFAPLVRHDRVHDHDQTVVTLWDLRPWESPSELPRAVVAWHKAMLKRAVKHADAVVVPTHSLAGRLLEIAPGLRDRVRVIAGASPLGFVVPVDEVGRRRALGLPEGYVLLAGGPLGSEGLDAGLAAVVASGVDLPVVVIDVEEGHEPAVADLASAAGLPERALHVRGVLSSEDRAAVFGAAVAFVAASRRAAFPWRVVDALTLGVPVIAAASAVHDEVVFDGGELVSGTDAASLADALGAALASGLGSTAAAERLGVLAGDRGRAFSWREAADKVWMLHAEL, from the coding sequence ATGGTGGCCACGCTGCGCGTCATGCTGGATCAGCTGGTTGCGCCTTCTGAGCCCGAGTTGGTCGAGGCGTCGCGCGAGCTCGCGCGGGCGTTGGTGCTGGGTGCGCCGTCGGGATGCGAGGTCGAGGCGATTGCGCCGGCCGGTGGTGTGGATGGCGCTTTGGATACGGTGCCCGGGCTTGCGGGGGTGCGCCGCACGGCGTTACCGCGGCGGGAGCTCGCTGGCGCGCTGCAGTTGGGTGTCGGAACCGGCATCGGTGGCGGGATGATCCACTCGCCGTCGCTGTTCGCTCCGTTGGTGCGCCACGACCGGGTGCATGATCACGACCAGACGGTCGTGACGCTGTGGGATCTGCGGCCGTGGGAGTCGCCCTCGGAACTGCCCCGGGCGGTCGTGGCGTGGCACAAGGCGATGCTCAAGCGGGCGGTGAAGCACGCGGACGCGGTGGTGGTGCCGACACACTCACTGGCGGGACGACTGTTGGAGATCGCGCCTGGCTTGCGGGACCGCGTTCGGGTAATCGCGGGCGCATCACCGCTGGGGTTCGTCGTGCCCGTCGATGAGGTGGGGCGCCGTCGGGCGCTAGGCCTCCCCGAGGGGTACGTGCTGCTCGCCGGTGGCCCGCTGGGCTCGGAGGGTTTGGATGCCGGACTCGCCGCGGTCGTCGCATCCGGTGTCGATCTGCCGGTAGTCGTGATCGACGTCGAAGAGGGACACGAGCCCGCGGTGGCGGACCTCGCCTCTGCGGCCGGGCTGCCGGAGCGGGCGTTACACGTACGCGGGGTGCTGTCTTCGGAGGATCGCGCCGCGGTGTTCGGAGCGGCGGTGGCGTTCGTCGCGGCGTCGCGGCGGGCGGCGTTCCCGTGGCGCGTCGTGGACGCGCTGACGCTGGGTGTGCCAGTGATCGCTGCGGCGTCGGCGGTGCACGACGAGGTGGTGTTCGACGGGGGGGAACTGGTTTCGGGAACGGATGCTGCGAGCCTCGCGGACGCGCTCGGTGCGGCGTTGGCGTCGGGGCTTGGGTCGACTGCGGCTGCCGAGCGGCTCGGCGTGCTCGCAGGGGATCGCGGTCGCGCGTTCTCGTGGCGCGAGGCCGCCGATAAGGTCTGGATGCTGCACGCCGAGCTGTGA
- a CDS encoding DUF2142 domain-containing protein: protein MAGMRASSLVSWLQRAIVRWAAMVFLALVLLGGAWAVASPIGAGPDESGHIMKAAATFRGDFTGTPTSAPGIRSFVLPDDVGGLGGEVTCFAGLPNQTAACAPALGSRSHVLIEVESGVAAYNPAYYALVGWPSLFLDGGTMVVAMRLLNVVLVAALWTVVIVTLSFRRPRTAFFACLAITPLTLYLTGVVNPSGAEVAATAAVLVLVDAVATGRGCGTPWLPVVLGVSVGLLINLRSISPLFALLAVLAVLAMRGGAALWDGMRRRSMIVMGLVLIPFALFAVAWTLLVSQSAGFIPSSDRRRPGRLEAFFHTIEQFPSQFTEMVGVMGWFDAWPPTAVHMVWGVLVGGAVLLGALVGRPRHALTVLAAGALLLIAPALIQAASAAQYGYIWQGRYGLPFLAITMTVAALTVEAARPPVAAAGRFTAFAGVLLALQIWSFVAVLKRYAVGADADWGLWATSSAWQPPGGAVLVCVVFASGAALLMGALVVDARRSSARTRAGTTN from the coding sequence ATGGCAGGTATGCGCGCCTCCTCTCTCGTCTCCTGGCTGCAGCGAGCGATCGTGCGCTGGGCTGCCATGGTCTTCCTGGCGCTCGTGCTGCTGGGCGGAGCGTGGGCGGTAGCCTCCCCGATCGGGGCCGGGCCGGACGAATCGGGCCACATCATGAAGGCGGCCGCGACGTTCCGCGGAGACTTCACGGGCACGCCCACCTCCGCGCCGGGCATCCGCTCGTTCGTCCTCCCTGACGACGTGGGCGGCCTGGGGGGCGAAGTGACCTGCTTCGCCGGCCTCCCGAACCAGACAGCGGCGTGCGCGCCCGCTCTGGGCAGCCGATCCCATGTGCTGATCGAGGTCGAGAGCGGGGTCGCCGCCTATAATCCCGCTTACTACGCCCTCGTAGGCTGGCCGTCGCTCTTCCTCGACGGCGGGACGATGGTCGTGGCGATGCGTCTGCTGAACGTCGTCCTCGTTGCGGCGCTGTGGACCGTCGTGATCGTCACCCTGAGCTTCCGGCGTCCTCGAACGGCATTCTTCGCATGTCTGGCGATTACTCCTTTGACGCTCTACCTGACGGGGGTGGTGAATCCGAGCGGGGCGGAGGTCGCCGCCACCGCTGCCGTACTGGTGCTCGTCGATGCCGTCGCGACCGGCCGGGGCTGCGGCACTCCTTGGCTGCCTGTGGTCCTCGGAGTCTCGGTCGGGCTCCTCATCAATCTGCGGTCGATCTCTCCGCTGTTCGCCCTGCTCGCCGTACTCGCCGTGCTCGCGATGCGGGGCGGCGCGGCTCTCTGGGACGGAATGCGGCGCAGGTCGATGATCGTCATGGGTCTTGTCCTGATCCCGTTCGCGCTGTTCGCGGTGGCATGGACACTTCTGGTCAGTCAGTCGGCGGGGTTCATCCCCTCCTCCGACCGCCGCCGGCCCGGCCGGCTCGAGGCCTTCTTCCATACGATCGAGCAGTTCCCCAGCCAGTTCACCGAGATGGTCGGCGTCATGGGCTGGTTCGACGCCTGGCCGCCGACCGCGGTGCATATGGTGTGGGGCGTGCTCGTCGGCGGAGCGGTGCTCTTGGGGGCGCTCGTGGGCCGACCGCGTCACGCCCTGACGGTGCTCGCCGCCGGTGCTCTCCTCCTCATCGCGCCTGCGCTGATCCAGGCCGCCTCGGCGGCCCAATACGGATACATCTGGCAGGGGCGCTACGGTTTGCCGTTCCTTGCGATCACGATGACCGTCGCCGCCCTCACCGTCGAGGCGGCTCGACCACCCGTCGCTGCCGCGGGGAGATTCACGGCGTTCGCGGGGGTGCTCCTCGCACTGCAGATCTGGTCGTTCGTCGCCGTGCTCAAACGCTACGCCGTAGGCGCTGATGCCGACTGGGGCCTGTGGGCCACATCCAGCGCCTGGCAGCCACCCGGCGGCGCCGTCCTCGTGTGCGTCGTCTTCGCCTCGGGCGCGGCGCTGCTCATGGGTGCGCTCGTCGTCGACGCGCGGCGGTCCTCGGCCCGCACGCGGGCCGGCACCACGAATTGA
- a CDS encoding DUF7657 domain-containing protein: protein MHATPDSATAPDRPEVSRRPPTTENRRQEGARAAFRRVRLFARRHIVFVAPLLVYAVLVLGGITNSNIGIDSLREDPSSPLGVQWGSSQSIRSDEWGTESPIWLGQMARGGQEDTTPLSTSNNFFAQLPSGPATTIVFFDGTILAAGGWFPNEMLFAAKWWLPTLLLFIGLPVWFRQIAGSARWGYFAAALIFLAPGSMWWSGRPVNTLGFMAAGCALAIYAARVWADRRWVAGTVAVIGSGVLLARFATYYQPLAIVIGIPLVLATTAFLLTRDTLWRHRLLGLGAIGLSALTWTGLVFLENLDAIAAVLSTTYPGDRKSTGGALDVGMVFGATALGWIKGMTVNQSEISTAFTVLLAVLAVLVAATPWRGNRGLLAALATLVVCGAFWLSWGTLDWGSLGAAIPVANRVPNTRAMLGVGYIAILAFSLFMSQWQPSQRWAVPAAAGLITAFLTGYAASSLGVSALPELTVAMIWGSSLVAGLVVFALVRWPRRWWSWVASLGAAALLVAASTPVLFGVGDLRASDTAQRFLDWGVEARADGHTWASESQDVDSLMMATGTPTLSARQQMGPDVDAWLKLDPGGDHEDMWNRGGLHIQFDWTDGDSVDFTQPTPDIIVVHTSPCELAERLPGFRYAVSSDPLEQPCLAEGGAFRWAGVDYTVYEVATAG, encoded by the coding sequence ATGCACGCGACGCCTGATAGCGCGACGGCGCCGGATCGGCCAGAAGTCTCGCGTCGGCCGCCGACGACAGAGAACCGACGCCAGGAAGGCGCTCGCGCTGCGTTCCGCCGAGTTCGGCTCTTCGCGCGCCGGCATATCGTTTTTGTTGCGCCGCTCCTGGTCTACGCGGTACTGGTGTTGGGCGGCATCACCAATTCGAATATCGGCATCGACTCCCTGCGCGAGGATCCGTCGTCTCCGTTGGGCGTGCAGTGGGGGTCGTCGCAGAGCATCCGGAGCGACGAGTGGGGCACCGAATCCCCCATCTGGCTGGGGCAGATGGCGCGAGGGGGCCAGGAGGACACGACTCCCCTCAGCACCTCGAACAACTTCTTCGCGCAGCTGCCCTCCGGGCCGGCCACGACCATCGTCTTCTTCGACGGCACCATCCTCGCCGCGGGCGGGTGGTTCCCGAACGAGATGCTGTTCGCTGCGAAATGGTGGCTGCCGACGTTGCTCCTCTTCATCGGCCTCCCGGTATGGTTTCGCCAGATCGCCGGCTCTGCGAGGTGGGGCTACTTCGCCGCCGCGCTGATCTTCCTCGCCCCGGGCAGCATGTGGTGGTCGGGCCGTCCCGTCAACACGCTCGGGTTCATGGCCGCCGGATGCGCGCTGGCGATCTACGCCGCGCGGGTATGGGCGGATCGACGCTGGGTCGCTGGGACGGTCGCCGTCATCGGGTCGGGCGTGCTGCTCGCCCGGTTCGCGACTTACTACCAGCCGCTGGCGATCGTCATCGGGATCCCCCTTGTGCTCGCGACCACGGCGTTCCTTCTCACGCGCGACACATTGTGGCGCCACCGCCTGCTGGGACTCGGCGCCATCGGACTGTCGGCGCTCACCTGGACCGGGCTTGTCTTCTTGGAGAACCTCGACGCGATCGCGGCTGTGCTGTCCACGACTTACCCCGGTGATCGCAAGAGCACAGGTGGAGCCCTCGACGTCGGGATGGTCTTCGGCGCCACTGCTCTGGGCTGGATCAAGGGCATGACAGTCAACCAGTCGGAGATCTCCACGGCGTTCACCGTGCTGCTTGCCGTGCTCGCCGTTCTCGTCGCCGCGACTCCCTGGCGCGGGAACCGCGGCCTGCTCGCCGCGCTCGCCACACTGGTCGTCTGCGGGGCGTTTTGGCTGAGCTGGGGGACCCTCGACTGGGGATCCCTGGGGGCCGCCATCCCCGTCGCCAACCGGGTGCCGAATACGCGGGCGATGCTCGGAGTGGGCTACATCGCCATCCTCGCGTTCTCCCTCTTCATGTCGCAGTGGCAGCCTTCGCAGAGATGGGCCGTTCCCGCCGCCGCGGGCCTGATCACCGCCTTCCTGACGGGCTACGCCGCCTCATCTCTGGGGGTGAGCGCGCTGCCCGAGCTCACGGTGGCGATGATCTGGGGCAGCTCCTTGGTCGCCGGCCTGGTGGTCTTCGCCCTCGTCCGTTGGCCGCGACGATGGTGGTCCTGGGTCGCGTCGCTGGGGGCGGCAGCACTCCTCGTGGCCGCATCGACTCCCGTCCTGTTCGGTGTCGGCGATCTGCGGGCAAGCGACACGGCGCAGCGATTCCTCGACTGGGGAGTCGAGGCCCGCGCCGATGGTCACACCTGGGCGTCCGAGTCGCAAGACGTCGATTCCCTGATGATGGCGACAGGTACGCCCACGCTGAGCGCACGTCAGCAGATGGGGCCGGACGTGGATGCGTGGTTGAAGCTCGACCCCGGTGGGGACCACGAGGACATGTGGAATCGCGGCGGGCTCCACATCCAGTTCGACTGGACCGACGGCGATTCGGTGGATTTCACGCAGCCGACGCCGGACATCATCGTCGTGCACACCTCGCCCTGCGAGCTCGCCGAGCGCCTACCGGGCTTCCGGTACGCGGTCTCGAGCGACCCGCTCGAGCAACCGTGTCTGGCCGAGGGGGGCGCTTTCCGGTGGGCAGGAGTCGACTACACCGTCTACGAGGTGGCGACAGCGGGCTGA
- a CDS encoding glycosyltransferase, whose protein sequence is MSRPTIAAIVPCHNEEAAIATVVADLRAAVPEMDIYVYDNASTDATAKVARAAGAIVRHEYMKGKGNVVRRAFADIDADIYVLIDGDDTYATADLPTMIDTLLEGPYDHVLGVRRQQQEGAYRPGHELGNKGFNWLVGGVFKSDVNDMLSGYRVFSRRFVKSFPALSREFEIETELTVHAMSLRVPQTEVPVGFKDRPAGSESKLRTYHDGFRILSLIVELIRHERPMMFYGIAGAILALIGVILGTPIVVEFFETALVPRLPTAILALGIVIVAFLAWMIGLILDGVLKARREAGRLNYLQYPAPPTVLRSDARDA, encoded by the coding sequence ATGTCCCGGCCGACGATCGCTGCGATCGTTCCTTGCCACAACGAGGAGGCCGCGATCGCGACTGTCGTCGCGGATCTGCGCGCGGCAGTGCCCGAGATGGACATCTACGTCTACGACAACGCAAGCACCGACGCCACGGCAAAGGTCGCCCGCGCAGCCGGAGCGATAGTGCGACACGAGTACATGAAGGGCAAGGGCAACGTCGTCCGCCGTGCTTTCGCCGACATCGACGCCGACATCTACGTGCTCATCGACGGCGACGACACCTACGCGACTGCCGATCTCCCGACGATGATCGACACCCTCCTCGAGGGTCCTTACGATCATGTTCTCGGGGTGCGACGCCAGCAGCAGGAAGGCGCGTACCGTCCCGGACACGAACTGGGCAACAAGGGCTTCAACTGGCTCGTCGGCGGCGTCTTCAAGTCGGATGTCAACGACATGCTCAGCGGCTACCGTGTGTTCTCGCGGCGTTTCGTCAAGAGCTTCCCTGCGCTCTCGCGCGAGTTCGAGATCGAGACCGAGCTCACGGTGCACGCCATGAGCCTGCGTGTACCGCAGACCGAGGTGCCGGTGGGATTCAAGGACCGCCCTGCGGGCAGCGAGAGCAAGCTGCGGACCTACCATGACGGATTCCGGATCCTCTCGCTTATTGTCGAGCTGATCCGGCACGAGCGCCCGATGATGTTCTACGGGATCGCCGGCGCGATCCTCGCCCTGATCGGTGTCATTCTCGGAACGCCGATCGTCGTCGAGTTCTTCGAGACCGCGCTCGTGCCGCGCCTGCCGACGGCGATCCTGGCGCTGGGGATCGTGATCGTTGCCTTCCTGGCATGGATGATCGGCCTGATCCTCGACGGGGTGCTCAAGGCCCGCCGCGAAGCCGGCCGGCTAAACTATCTGCAGTACCCCGCACCTCCCACGGTCCTCCGCTCCGATGCACGCGACGCCTGA
- a CDS encoding GtrA family protein — MVSDRSGVVGLLQRGGAFLVVGGVAFVVDALVFNLLAFGFTGIGLLYDLPLVAKVIAITVATVVTYVGNRYWTFGTRHIERRLSRYVVFVLLNVVAMGIQLGCLAFSRYVLGFEGIVADNIAGTFIGQALATLFRFFTYDRWVFPNDHEAARNAAIEAG, encoded by the coding sequence ATGGTTTCCGACCGGTCAGGCGTTGTCGGCCTGCTCCAGCGTGGCGGGGCCTTCCTTGTTGTTGGTGGGGTCGCGTTCGTGGTCGACGCGCTCGTCTTCAATCTCCTCGCCTTCGGTTTCACTGGGATCGGGCTCCTTTACGACCTTCCGCTCGTCGCAAAGGTGATTGCGATCACCGTCGCGACCGTCGTGACCTACGTAGGCAACCGCTACTGGACGTTCGGGACCCGCCACATCGAGCGACGGCTCTCGCGGTACGTGGTCTTCGTCCTGCTCAATGTCGTCGCGATGGGGATCCAACTCGGGTGTCTCGCCTTCTCGCGCTACGTCCTGGGGTTCGAGGGGATCGTCGCCGACAACATCGCGGGAACGTTCATCGGGCAGGCTCTCGCCACCCTCTTCCGGTTCTTCACTTACGACCGCTGGGTCTTCCCGAACGATCACGAGGCCGCTCGCAACGCAGCGATCGAAGCCGGCTGA